From Malaya genurostris strain Urasoe2022 chromosome 2, Malgen_1.1, whole genome shotgun sequence:
ACATGAAGATACAGTTATGATTATGTCCAGATTtccaaaacaaacttatatgaaATGCACCGATGATCGGCGGACAAATTTGTTAGAGTTGGAACTAATTGATTTCCTCATTCGTCAACTAACAATCTCATCTTATTTGTCTTAAAAGACCTAATTAACTCTGACTAGAATAGCACATCAAACTTGTAACATGTTAACATAACTGGCAATGTAACGATCATCATAATGCACATTGCCCTTCAAGCAAAAACTTATATTCAGCCGACCGAACTCATCATGCAATCTTGCCATAGCCAGTTTTTTTCCACCCTTCCCTACAACAGATCGTTTCGATCTAACTCCTGCTGAATATATCCAGTCACACTTGTCAATCGTTCGGATTTTCGATTGCACACGAACAGTTGGTTCATTTTTACGAACGAACATAATCGCTTCCGATGATGTTCGCTGGCACTCTTTAACTCATGCATTGGCAATTGGGttcgtgtttcaaaattttgcgattttcaattctcttatTCTCCGCCATCGCACGCAGTATGATACCGAACGAGTTTGAGTGACTCTGTTATGTATTATTGAGTACGCAATGGAACGATGATGCATAGTGAAAGATGATCGTGTGTATTCagggtgatgattgattttttccGTCCTTGGTTGGGTCTtcactacctaattttgggtcaaaacttacccaaaatcaactaaagtgcatctccccaattttaggtaacgagtgatgaccttaAAATtcaggtaaatgtaagtttacccaAAATGTTATACCATggcaaagcacgctacccattttttatgatcaagtcaaagtttgagtagataacgacctaattttgggtagcttatagaagagctcgacaataagtgatttctccaaaaaaaataggtaaactTGATGTTCAGTGTGCATACTAGCgtaacggatttcgatatttaagattctcgttctcttcgccaagcttgtattaAAGTTTTGCACGtgtgcagttatttttatagcgtcaaGTTCTTTACCATTACTACTTTTccgcgatttcgataattaatcgagttcattttattcaaattagaaattaatcttaagcacttagAATTTATCCTGGGATACTTGCAAATTTCTCAGGTAAAAACGACATAACAAAGGATTCTCATCATACAGTAACACAATTGAACATCATTTTCTAGCACTATAACTTGTTTTTTTAGGCAAAAGATGTGAAACTTTTGAACAGAACTTAAAACTGGATCTACAACGTCTAAACGATCAATGGGACCAAAATGTTGAAACGACGGCCAAAGCTAACATTGCTTTACTGAACAAAGAGAGAACACGCAACTGTGAGTTACTCGAAACGATGATTACCGAAAATACCATCCATTTCCAAACATTAATCGAACAGGAACAAGCGACCTTGAAGATGCTGGATAACGATAAAATTGAATTAGCGAAATTACACGAAAAGTTGAAATCCTTGTCAGACCAGGACAAAACGTGAGTAATAGTTTGAGAACAAAGTAGACCGTTTTAATTAGTATCTAATTATTTCCTCTTTCAGCGCTGCGACATTGAATGAGTTGATAGAGTTTGGTAAAAGTGTCGAGTTGTTTCGTTTGAAGCCAGTTATAAATGTGGAACCATTGGATTTCACGAATAAGAAGTAATGTtgaattttagttgtttttatGATATAATTATGTATAATCCTTGTACAGTCGTGCTGTTTTTCCCGAACCAACAGTTTTTCTCTTTCGCATGGAGAGGTTCAGAGAAACCATCGACAAATTTAGTTTTTACGAATCAATTCCCCAAGGTTGTAGCGGCTTTGAATGGATGCTTAAATTATCTTACGAGAGTAATGAACTCCAGTGCTACCTTCGAATGTTAAAAGGTATACCAGGCGAGTATGCAGTATCTCTAATGGAACAGCCGGAACAGAAACTACAATTTGAGATTGACGCAGCGGTGCTGCTAGGAATATGTAGCACCGATATTACGGATGATGTCTTAGAGGTTCGAGTTCTGGTACGGCAGGCTGCGACTTATGCCCAAAAATGTTCACAACTGGAGAATTATGTGAAAGGACTGGAGAAGAAGGTAGATGAATATAAAAAGTTTCTCCAGTATTTGTCCGAATGGCGAAGTAAATGTCACTCCGCATATTTGTGAAGGATTTTTCTTGCAATGTGAACTAGGATGATGAACAACTACATTGGAAATGTGCTTCCgaaatatatttttgtttttgtctttttCTATGGGAAGGAtataaaattgctggaaaatcgaCTTTAGATCGAAGAACCGGAAACTACTTAAGTTATATACCCTTCGATTCAGTCCGAAGAGATCGGGAAATGTCTCTatttgtatgcatgtatgtgtaTCTTACTACGATTCATCTATATGCTCAATTCTCTCGGAGATAACAGAACCGATTACaaccgcccttattctgaataacgtcgtatcgttttttcgatcgaatgtggttcgatcgaatcatagctacctttgattttgctagcgttatggggaatacaaatgaaatacgagggattTGTTTGGTCAGTTTAACCCTTGTGATACCAAACCCCATAAATGACTACTATCCAATTACGGCCAGAGAGTCTTCACTTACATgttacttcacttggttttccctattaccagtatcacgcatagtaaagtgatcactgtagtggaaaa
This genomic window contains:
- the LOC131432570 gene encoding uncharacterized protein LOC131432570, with translation MITENTIHFQTLIEQEQATLKMLDNDKIELAKLHEKLKSLSDQDKTAATLNELIEFGKSVELFRLKPVINVEPLDFTNKNRAVFPEPTVFLFRMERFRETIDKFSFYESIPQGCSGFEWMLKLSYESNELQCYLRMLKGIPGEYAVSLMEQPEQKLQFEIDAAVLLGICSTDITDDVLEVRVLVRQAATYAQKCSQLENYVKGLEKKVDEYKKFLQYLSEWRSKCHSAYL